The following are encoded in a window of Magnolia sinica isolate HGM2019 chromosome 11, MsV1, whole genome shotgun sequence genomic DNA:
- the LOC131218577 gene encoding protein neprosin-like produces the protein MYKQPAFDHPLLKNHTIQMRPTSYPEGMGNQDPSNANLEIGLKDGGCPLGTVPIRRTKMQELMSAKSLSHFGRKNLKNRRLSSTVGHHHAIAMLFSQVYGTQATMNVWSPELQDQWQFSLAQLWLLNGHDGQLNSIEAGWHVSCCIY, from the exons ATGTATAAGCAACCCGCTTTCGATCATCCGTTACTGAAGAATCACACAATTCAG AtgaggcccacttcctatccaGAGGGGATGGGCAATCAAGACCCTTCAAATGCCAATCTAGAGATTGGGCTTAAGGATGGTGGGTGTCCACTTGGGACCGTACCCATTCGACGGACTAAAATGCAAGAGTTAATGagtgcaaaatctctctctcattttggtagaaaaaatctgaaaaatagacGACTCTCCTCCACAGTTGGTCATCAT CATGCTATTGCAATGTTGTTTAGTCAGGTGTATGGAACCCAAGCGACTATGAATGTGTGGAGCCCAGAACTTCAAGATCAATGGCAATTCAGCCTGGCCCAGCTATGGCTTCTCAACGGCCATGATGGTCAGCTCAATAGCATAGAGGCTGGATGGCACGTAAGTTGCTGCATCTActaa